The nucleotide window CGTTCGCCGCGAAACTCGAAACGGGAAGGACGTTGCCGTCTCATGCCTCTCCTGAAGTGGGGGGCTGTCAGGCTGCCTGCACGGCAATGGATCCCGACATTTCCCGAATGCGATTGGCCCCGTCCAGATAGACCAGTCGGGGCACGAACTGGGCCGCTTCCGCATCGGACATCTGCGCGAAAGCGGCAATGATCATCTTTTCGCCCACCCGGGCCTTGTGGGCGGCGGCTCCGTTGACGGAGATCACGCCACTGCCGCGTTGCGCCCGAATGGCATAGGTGATCAGCC belongs to Magnetococcales bacterium and includes:
- a CDS encoding aspartate 1-decarboxylase — encoded protein: MELSLLKCKLHGVTVTDVHLDYDGSCAIDEDLLEAAGLREFEQIHLWNVTSGERLITYAIRAQRGSGVISVNGAAAHKARVGEKMIIAAFAQMSDAEAAQFVPRLVYLDGANRIREMSGSIAVQAA